One window of Branchiostoma lanceolatum isolate klBraLanc5 chromosome 8, klBraLanc5.hap2, whole genome shotgun sequence genomic DNA carries:
- the LOC136440300 gene encoding leucine-rich repeat-containing protein 4B-like, protein MELTGVFLAVLVLAGLLAVAAGADACPEMCVCSDGNKVDCSNRGLDQVPQDMPYASTTLSLNDNQIKSIKEDQFVNLKSLGVLHLYANKLTDLHPKAFNGLTQLTRLILSQNQLKELPLGLFVGLENLIWLDISNNRLQTLPAMIFKDLFYLEYLEIWGNQLNYLPEETFKGLENLSLLMMGQNNFTRVPSLAFRYLPSLSTLKMGGLLLDRLDNDAFQYVVILRELYLGGNQIATIGNDTFRNLLKLESLDLSNNRLQTLTLSESALPKLRIFDLHDNPWMCDCRLLWLPGWLKGRNLADTVVTCGQPKPLQGRRLNNVALEDLTCPPPVIRVPPNRKSVKEGASIALPCEAKGDPPPTVRWITPNGKKVTSSNNDRMVVLDNGTLFISKATLDDRGDFTCIAENVNGLHDKATTKLWVKPKGGFMWSPPSGESAPNKGETTSSRFLWTNVGIGIGSIVLCVVLLVVWKVMKKRKTHRDRNVDAKPMTMRNVTTVSGVSEVASQYVNLPVGSGMVTIDRAGTIDRNHRNIIDGTIDITQDEKPPYTITNADGMGLNHTTMNTFSMPDIHQHNNERINSSRSLTTFSTFDNAESGSMVATV, encoded by the coding sequence ATGGAATTAACGGGAGTGTTTCTGGCCGTGCTGGTGCTTGCCGGCCTCCTTGCTGTTGCAGCGGGAGCGGACGCCTGTCCTGAAATGTGCGTCTGCAGCGACGGGAATAAGGTGGATTGCTCCAACAGGGGGCTGGACCAGGTTCCCCAGGATATGCCCTACGCCTCAACGACTCTCAGTCTGAACGACAATCAGATCAAAAGCATCAAGGAGGACCAGTTTGTGAACCTGAAGTCGCTGGGAGTGCTGCATCTCTACGCCAACAAACTCACGGACCTCCACCCGAAAGCTTTCAACGGTCTTACGCAGCTGACACGGCTCATTCTCTCGCAGAATCAGCTGAAGGAGCTACCTCTGGGGCTGTTCGTCGGGTTGGAAAACCTTATTTGGTTGGATATAAGCAACAATCGGCTGCAAACTCTGCCGGCCATGATCTTCAAGGACCTGTTTTACCTGGAATACCTGGAGATTTGGGGCAACCAGTTGAACTACTTACCTGAAGAAACCTTCAAGGGTCTGGAGAACCTGAGTTTGCTCATGATGGGCCAGAATAACTTCACGCGGGTGCCCAGTCTGGCTTTCCGATACCTCCCGAGCCTGTCAACGCTGAAGATGGGCGGGCTTCTCCTGGACAGGTTAGACAACGACGCTTTCCAGTACGTCGTCATTCTGAGGGAACTGTACCTCGGAGGGAACCAGATCGCGACCATCGGGAATGACACGTTCCGTAACCTGCTCAAACTGGAGTCCCTTGACTTGTCCAACAACCGGCTGCAGACTCTCACCTTGAGCGAGAGCGCGCTGCCGAAGCTCCGGATCTTCGACTTGCACGACAACCCTTGGATGTGCGACTGCAGACTGCTGTGGCTGCCCGGATGGCTGAAGGGGCGTAATCTGGCCGACACGGTTGTGACGTGCGGGCAGCCCAAGCCGTTGCAGGGGAGGAGGTTAAACAACGTTGCTCTGGAGGATttaacctgcccccctcccgtTATCAGGGTACCCCCAAACAGGAAAAGCGTGAAGGAGGGGGCGTCCATTGCTCTGCCGTGCGAAGCTAAGGGAGACCCGCCGCCTACGGTGAGGTGGATTACGCCGAACGGAAAGAAAGTCACTTCTTCAAACAATGACCGCATGGTGGTCTTGGATAATGGCACCTTGTTTATTTCCAAGGCTACCTTGGATGACAGGGGGGACTTCACCTGCATTGCCGAGAATGTAAATGGTCTACACGACAAAGCTACAACTAAACTATGGGTAAAACCGAAGGGTGGTTTCATGTGGTCGCCTCCGAGTGGGGAGTCGGCCCCGAACAAGGGCGAGACCACATCTTCGCGGTTTCTTTGGACGAATGTTGGTATCGGCATCGGTTCCATCGTGTTGTGCGTGGTGTTGCTGGTCGTGTGGAAGGTCATGAAGAAGAGGAAAACCCACAGAGACCGGAACGTCGACGCAAAACCCATGACGATGCGGAACGTGACCACGGTGTCGGGGGTGAGCGAGGTGGCTTCGCAGTACGTGAACCTGCCGGTGGGATCCGGGATGGTGACCATCGACAGGGCGGGCACGATCGACAGGAACCACCGCAACATCATCGACGGCACGATCGACATCACGCAGGACGAGAAGCCGCCGTACACCATCACAAACGCGGACGGGATGGGACTCAACCACACCACCATGAACACCTTCTCCATGCCTGACATTCACCAGCACAACAACGAGAGAATAAACTCCAGTCGAAGTTTAACGACCTTTTCCACCTTTGATAACGCGGAGTCAGGCAGTATGGTGGCGACAGTATGA